A genomic stretch from Lathyrus oleraceus cultivar Zhongwan6 chromosome 2, CAAS_Psat_ZW6_1.0, whole genome shotgun sequence includes:
- the LOC127120285 gene encoding uncharacterized protein LOC127120285 isoform X3 — protein MGLIRTSKHSTTSSLLPKSKSSFSTPTHSSSQTMKTTIKIYGVSLSLILINLAAIMERADENLLPSVYKEVSEAFNAGPSDLGYLTFIRNFVQGLSSPLAGILVINYDRPTILAMGTFCWALSTAAVGACHDFMQVAFWRAINGFGLAIVIPALQSFIADSYREGVRGAGFGLLSLIGNVGGIGGGVMATVMAGQTFWGIQGWRCAFVLMASLSALIGTLVLLYVDDPKKRLSPTQDASDSSERGDSIYNGNASVTSVWRHSWAATKSVIKVQTFQIIVLQGIIGSLPWTAMVFFTMWFELIGFDNNTSATLLSLFAVGCALGSFIGGSIADRLSQTYPYSGRIMCAQFSAFMGIPFSWFLLRMIPQSVTSFLTFSVTLFFMGLTISWNATAANGPMFAEVVPVKHRTMIYAFDRAFEGSFSSVAAPLVGILAEKMFGYDSKSVDPIKGSSPEALALSKGLLSMMAVPFGLCCLCYTPLYFIFKKDRENARMQAIKEEEMM, from the exons ATGGGACTCATTCGAACCTCAAAACATAGCACCACCTCCTCTCTTCTACCCAAATCCAAATCATCATTTTCAACTCCCACTCATTCTTCCTCTCAAACCATGAA AACTACAATTAAGATTTATGGCGTATCTCTTTCGCTCATTCTCATCAACCTAGCTGCTATTATGGAGCGAGCCGACGAGAATCTTCTTCCGTCTGTCTACAAAGAAGTTAGCGAAGCATTCAATGCAGGACCGTCTGATTTAGGATACCTCACGTTCATACGGAACTTTGTTCAAGGACTGTCATCGCCTCTAGCTGGTATACTTGTTATTAACTATGATAGACCAACAATTCTTGCTATGGGAACTTTCTGTTGGGCTTTATCAACTGCTGCTGTGGGTGCTTGTCACGATTTTATGCAGGTTGCGTTTTGGAGAGCGATAAACGGATTTGGTTTGGCCATTGTGATTCCTGCGTTGCAGTCTTTTATTGCAGATAGCTATAGGGAAGGAGTGAGAGGAGCTGGATTTGGATTGCTAAGCCTTATTGGTAATGTAGGGGGGATTGGAGGTGGTGTTATGGCTACTGTCATGGCTGGTCAGACGTTTTGGGGAATACAAGGATGGAGATGTGCCTTTGTTTTGATGGCGAGTTTGAGCGCATTGATTGGAACCCTTGTTTTGCTATACGTGGATGATCCGAAAAAAAGACTTTCCCCCACTCAAGATGCTAGTGATAGTTCAGAAAG GGGTGATTCTATCTATAATGGCAATGCTAGTGTGACATCAGTTTGGAGGCACTCTTGGGCAGCCACTAAATCTGTGATCAAAGTTCAAACATTTCAAATAATTGTCTTACAAGGCATCATTGGGTCACTACCATGGACTGCCATGGTGTTCTTCACAATGTGGTTCGAACTAATCG GTTTTGATAACAACACTTCAGCAACTCTCCTCAGTCTTTTTGCTGTTGGATGTGCACTAGGATCGTTCATAGGAGGATCAATAGCTGATCGATTGTCACAAACCTATCCATATTCAGGTCGAATCATGTGTGCGCAATTCAGCGCATTTATGGGCATTCCGTTCTCATGGTTTCTTCTAAGGATGATACCTCAATCAGTGACTAGTTTTCTTACATTTTCGGTCACGCTCTTTTTTATGGGACTAACTATAAGCTGGAATGCTACGGCTGCAAATGGACCTATGTTTGCCGAGGTAGTTCCGGTAAAACACAGGACAATGATTTATGCATTTGATAGAGCTTTTGAAGGCTCATTCTCTTCTGTTGCAGCTCCTTTGGTTGGCATTCTTGCAGAGAAAATGTTTGGCTACGATTCGAAATCTGTTGATCCCATCAAAGGATCTTCACCCGAGGCTCTTGCCTTGTCAAAGGGACTTCTTTCAATGATGGCAGTTCCTTTTGGATTGTGTTGCTTGTGCTACACGCCGCTGTATTTTATATTTAAGAAGGACCGCGAAAATGCAAGAATGCAAGCCATCAAAGAAGAGGAGATGATGTGA
- the LOC127120286 gene encoding NEDD8-conjugating enzyme Ubc12: MIKLFKVKEKQRELAENTSNGVPVKKQSAGELRLHKDISELNLPKSCTMQFPNGKDDLMNFEVLIRPDDGYYLGGTFLFSFHVSPIYPHEAPKVKCKTKVYHPNIDLEGNVCLNILREDWKPVLNINTVIYGLYHLFTEPNYEDPLNHDAAAVLRDNPKMFESNVRRAMSGGYVGQTFFPRCM; encoded by the exons ATGATTAAACTATTTAAAGTAAAGGAAAAGCAAAGAGAACTTGCAGAAAATACCAGTAATGGAGTACCTGTCAAGAAGCAAAGTGCTGGCGAGTTGCGTCTTCACAAAG ATATCAGTGAGCTGAATCTACCAAAATCTTGTACCATGCAATTCCCCAATGGCAAAGATGACCTCATGAACTTCGAAGTTTTAATTCGACCTGATGATGGATATTACCT AGGTGGCACTTTTTTGTTTTCCTTCCATGTGTCTCCCATCTATCCACATGAAGCACCCAAGGTGAAGTGCAAGACAAAG GTCTACCATCCAAATATTGATTTGGAAGGGAACGTCTGTCTCAACATCTTAAGAGAAGACTGGAAACCTGTCCTGAATATAAACACTGTTATCTATGGCTTGTATCATCTCTTTACG GAGCCAAATTACGAGGATCCCCTGAATCATGATGCAGCTGCCGTGTTGAGAGATAACCCAAAGATGTTTGAATCTAATGTGAGGAGGGCAATGTCTGGTGGGTATGTGGGGCAAACCTTTTTCCCACGCTGTATGTAA
- the LOC127120285 gene encoding uncharacterized protein LOC127120285 isoform X1 yields the protein MLYLYCKLVHSRNSITKRHNFHLILYDKLYLFASDPPRTLLCETFPSSFFGLSYVMGLIRTSKHSTTSSLLPKSKSSFSTPTHSSSQTMKTTIKIYGVSLSLILINLAAIMERADENLLPSVYKEVSEAFNAGPSDLGYLTFIRNFVQGLSSPLAGILVINYDRPTILAMGTFCWALSTAAVGACHDFMQVAFWRAINGFGLAIVIPALQSFIADSYREGVRGAGFGLLSLIGNVGGIGGGVMATVMAGQTFWGIQGWRCAFVLMASLSALIGTLVLLYVDDPKKRLSPTQDASDSSERGDSIYNGNASVTSVWRHSWAATKSVIKVQTFQIIVLQGIIGSLPWTAMVFFTMWFELIGFDNNTSATLLSLFAVGCALGSFIGGSIADRLSQTYPYSGRIMCAQFSAFMGIPFSWFLLRMIPQSVTSFLTFSVTLFFMGLTISWNATAANGPMFAEVVPVKHRTMIYAFDRAFEGSFSSVAAPLVGILAEKMFGYDSKSVDPIKGSSPEALALSKGLLSMMAVPFGLCCLCYTPLYFIFKKDRENARMQAIKEEEMM from the exons atgttgtatttgtattgtAAGTTAGTACATTCTAGGAATAGTATAACAAAACGTCATAATTTTCATTTAATATTATATGATAAGTTATATTTGTTTGCATCAGATCCACCAAGAACGCTGCTTTGTGAGACATTTCCTTCCTCTTTCTTTGGATTGTCGTACGTGATGGGACTCATTCGAACCTCAAAACATAGCACCACCTCCTCTCTTCTACCCAAATCCAAATCATCATTTTCAACTCCCACTCATTCTTCCTCTCAAACCATGAA AACTACAATTAAGATTTATGGCGTATCTCTTTCGCTCATTCTCATCAACCTAGCTGCTATTATGGAGCGAGCCGACGAGAATCTTCTTCCGTCTGTCTACAAAGAAGTTAGCGAAGCATTCAATGCAGGACCGTCTGATTTAGGATACCTCACGTTCATACGGAACTTTGTTCAAGGACTGTCATCGCCTCTAGCTGGTATACTTGTTATTAACTATGATAGACCAACAATTCTTGCTATGGGAACTTTCTGTTGGGCTTTATCAACTGCTGCTGTGGGTGCTTGTCACGATTTTATGCAGGTTGCGTTTTGGAGAGCGATAAACGGATTTGGTTTGGCCATTGTGATTCCTGCGTTGCAGTCTTTTATTGCAGATAGCTATAGGGAAGGAGTGAGAGGAGCTGGATTTGGATTGCTAAGCCTTATTGGTAATGTAGGGGGGATTGGAGGTGGTGTTATGGCTACTGTCATGGCTGGTCAGACGTTTTGGGGAATACAAGGATGGAGATGTGCCTTTGTTTTGATGGCGAGTTTGAGCGCATTGATTGGAACCCTTGTTTTGCTATACGTGGATGATCCGAAAAAAAGACTTTCCCCCACTCAAGATGCTAGTGATAGTTCAGAAAG GGGTGATTCTATCTATAATGGCAATGCTAGTGTGACATCAGTTTGGAGGCACTCTTGGGCAGCCACTAAATCTGTGATCAAAGTTCAAACATTTCAAATAATTGTCTTACAAGGCATCATTGGGTCACTACCATGGACTGCCATGGTGTTCTTCACAATGTGGTTCGAACTAATCG GTTTTGATAACAACACTTCAGCAACTCTCCTCAGTCTTTTTGCTGTTGGATGTGCACTAGGATCGTTCATAGGAGGATCAATAGCTGATCGATTGTCACAAACCTATCCATATTCAGGTCGAATCATGTGTGCGCAATTCAGCGCATTTATGGGCATTCCGTTCTCATGGTTTCTTCTAAGGATGATACCTCAATCAGTGACTAGTTTTCTTACATTTTCGGTCACGCTCTTTTTTATGGGACTAACTATAAGCTGGAATGCTACGGCTGCAAATGGACCTATGTTTGCCGAGGTAGTTCCGGTAAAACACAGGACAATGATTTATGCATTTGATAGAGCTTTTGAAGGCTCATTCTCTTCTGTTGCAGCTCCTTTGGTTGGCATTCTTGCAGAGAAAATGTTTGGCTACGATTCGAAATCTGTTGATCCCATCAAAGGATCTTCACCCGAGGCTCTTGCCTTGTCAAAGGGACTTCTTTCAATGATGGCAGTTCCTTTTGGATTGTGTTGCTTGTGCTACACGCCGCTGTATTTTATATTTAAGAAGGACCGCGAAAATGCAAGAATGCAAGCCATCAAAGAAGAGGAGATGATGTGA
- the LOC127120285 gene encoding uncharacterized protein LOC127120285 isoform X2, whose protein sequence is MLYLYYPPRTLLCETFPSSFFGLSYVMGLIRTSKHSTTSSLLPKSKSSFSTPTHSSSQTMKTTIKIYGVSLSLILINLAAIMERADENLLPSVYKEVSEAFNAGPSDLGYLTFIRNFVQGLSSPLAGILVINYDRPTILAMGTFCWALSTAAVGACHDFMQVAFWRAINGFGLAIVIPALQSFIADSYREGVRGAGFGLLSLIGNVGGIGGGVMATVMAGQTFWGIQGWRCAFVLMASLSALIGTLVLLYVDDPKKRLSPTQDASDSSERGDSIYNGNASVTSVWRHSWAATKSVIKVQTFQIIVLQGIIGSLPWTAMVFFTMWFELIGFDNNTSATLLSLFAVGCALGSFIGGSIADRLSQTYPYSGRIMCAQFSAFMGIPFSWFLLRMIPQSVTSFLTFSVTLFFMGLTISWNATAANGPMFAEVVPVKHRTMIYAFDRAFEGSFSSVAAPLVGILAEKMFGYDSKSVDPIKGSSPEALALSKGLLSMMAVPFGLCCLCYTPLYFIFKKDRENARMQAIKEEEMM, encoded by the exons atgttgtatttgtatt ATCCACCAAGAACGCTGCTTTGTGAGACATTTCCTTCCTCTTTCTTTGGATTGTCGTACGTGATGGGACTCATTCGAACCTCAAAACATAGCACCACCTCCTCTCTTCTACCCAAATCCAAATCATCATTTTCAACTCCCACTCATTCTTCCTCTCAAACCATGAA AACTACAATTAAGATTTATGGCGTATCTCTTTCGCTCATTCTCATCAACCTAGCTGCTATTATGGAGCGAGCCGACGAGAATCTTCTTCCGTCTGTCTACAAAGAAGTTAGCGAAGCATTCAATGCAGGACCGTCTGATTTAGGATACCTCACGTTCATACGGAACTTTGTTCAAGGACTGTCATCGCCTCTAGCTGGTATACTTGTTATTAACTATGATAGACCAACAATTCTTGCTATGGGAACTTTCTGTTGGGCTTTATCAACTGCTGCTGTGGGTGCTTGTCACGATTTTATGCAGGTTGCGTTTTGGAGAGCGATAAACGGATTTGGTTTGGCCATTGTGATTCCTGCGTTGCAGTCTTTTATTGCAGATAGCTATAGGGAAGGAGTGAGAGGAGCTGGATTTGGATTGCTAAGCCTTATTGGTAATGTAGGGGGGATTGGAGGTGGTGTTATGGCTACTGTCATGGCTGGTCAGACGTTTTGGGGAATACAAGGATGGAGATGTGCCTTTGTTTTGATGGCGAGTTTGAGCGCATTGATTGGAACCCTTGTTTTGCTATACGTGGATGATCCGAAAAAAAGACTTTCCCCCACTCAAGATGCTAGTGATAGTTCAGAAAG GGGTGATTCTATCTATAATGGCAATGCTAGTGTGACATCAGTTTGGAGGCACTCTTGGGCAGCCACTAAATCTGTGATCAAAGTTCAAACATTTCAAATAATTGTCTTACAAGGCATCATTGGGTCACTACCATGGACTGCCATGGTGTTCTTCACAATGTGGTTCGAACTAATCG GTTTTGATAACAACACTTCAGCAACTCTCCTCAGTCTTTTTGCTGTTGGATGTGCACTAGGATCGTTCATAGGAGGATCAATAGCTGATCGATTGTCACAAACCTATCCATATTCAGGTCGAATCATGTGTGCGCAATTCAGCGCATTTATGGGCATTCCGTTCTCATGGTTTCTTCTAAGGATGATACCTCAATCAGTGACTAGTTTTCTTACATTTTCGGTCACGCTCTTTTTTATGGGACTAACTATAAGCTGGAATGCTACGGCTGCAAATGGACCTATGTTTGCCGAGGTAGTTCCGGTAAAACACAGGACAATGATTTATGCATTTGATAGAGCTTTTGAAGGCTCATTCTCTTCTGTTGCAGCTCCTTTGGTTGGCATTCTTGCAGAGAAAATGTTTGGCTACGATTCGAAATCTGTTGATCCCATCAAAGGATCTTCACCCGAGGCTCTTGCCTTGTCAAAGGGACTTCTTTCAATGATGGCAGTTCCTTTTGGATTGTGTTGCTTGTGCTACACGCCGCTGTATTTTATATTTAAGAAGGACCGCGAAAATGCAAGAATGCAAGCCATCAAAGAAGAGGAGATGATGTGA